Proteins encoded in a region of the Pelobates fuscus isolate aPelFus1 chromosome 11, aPelFus1.pri, whole genome shotgun sequence genome:
- the LOC134577795 gene encoding zinc finger protein 253-like: MFKITSNEDKETKSCFKHAESNTKPLLYRCNSDIVMTSTSVQSLHDGMAMKLGKWRKFEEPEVSKVTVNESSDELKFYHEQPKMELKCSLCTDTFRYVSELMFHEQSHNVTDNFECQLCSRQFQSASNLKDHYNVHTGERPYKCELCAKAFTQSSTLLTHKRTHTVEKIYMCDVCSRPFKDASNFIKHRRLHGPAQEHSQLRNQILSDKPYACSYCEKSFKRTSDLKDHERVHTGERPYRCRICDKCFTQSSVLTGHMRIHTGERPFHCEICGKTFNNSSNFKKHQRTHTIRDMMETVAQDDLFSHHKQPLRNKNDTGYFKGLNTVFHHKRVSSNHGMAFPKITMSEEYCRLVAEKAAEEIGDLHSSNGIQVLHSGMTKLSKKRDDKSPEAKHCESRPLVFFHDSLAIDECSDLKHYHCIITDDKCSQKDNLENQIKLKSRSTQNINLCDDDLPRDVKDEDELDSQIDESDLTECSLKNLIKDPKVTKSDTESSYFLNVGFEINPAASSPQCKMQSNPEDNIIGNGTNQDECENMSDGRTVRTWDFESVEHFNELDDTLLLETDAKPYICFVCSKRFKRATDLKEHLRVHTGERPFVCQVCGKGFTQSSALSSHQRIHTGEKPFQCDVCYKRFNNSSNFSKHKRVHTGERPHNCPLCGKSFQEKRRVKRHLKAVHHQE, encoded by the coding sequence ATGTTTAAAATTACATCGAACGAAGATAAAGAGACAAAGTCGTGCTTTAAACATGCTGAAAGTAACACAAAGCCCTTGCTTTATAGATGTAATTCTGACATAGTAATGACAAGTACTTCTGTACAAAGTCTTCATGATGGGATGGCTATGAAGCTGGGAAAATGGCGAAAATTTGAAGAACCAGAAGTCTCAAAAGTTACAGTTAATGAATCATCAGATGAACTTAAATTCTACCATGAACAACCGAAAATGGAACTTAAGTGTAGCCTCTGCACTGACACATTTCGTTACGTCTCTGAGCTAATGTTTCATGAGCAATCCCACAATGTCACAGACAACTTTGAGTGCCAGCTTTGCAGCAGGCAGTTCCAGAGTGCATCTAATCTGAAAGATCATTATAATGTGCATACAGGTGAGCGTCCCTACAAGTGTGAGTTATGTGCCAAGGCCTTTACCCAATCTTCTACTCTCTTAACTCATAAACGCACTCACACAGTGGAAAAAATCTATATGTGTGATGTTTGTTCACGACCATTCAAAGATGCTTCAAATTTTATAAAACACAGGCGACTACATGGTCCGGCACAGGAGCATTCCCAGCTAAGAAATCAAATCCTATCTGATAAACCATATGCGTGTTCAtattgtgaaaaatcttttaaacGCACTTCAGATCTTAAAGACCATGAACGTGTCCACACTGGAGAAAGGCCGTATCGCTGTAGGATTTGTGATAAGTGTTTTACTCAGTCTTCTGTATTGACTGGTCATATGCGTATTCATACAGGTGAGAGGCCCTTTCATTGTGAGATCTGTGGCAAGACCTTTAACAACTCTTCCAATTTTAAGAAACATCAGCGCACACACACTATACGGGACATGATGGAAACTGTTGCACAAGATGACCTTTTTTCACACCACAAACAGCCCCTTCGAAATAAGAATGACACCGGGTATTTTAAGGGTTTAAATACTGTCTTCCATCACAAAAGAGTGAGTTCAAATCACGGTATGGCATTTCCAAAGATAACTATGAGTGAAGAATATTGCAGATTAGTTGCAGAGAAAGCCGCTGAGGAAATTGGTGACTTACATAGTTCAAATGGGATTCAAGTCCTACATTCTGGGATGACAAAACTTTCAAAGAAAAGAGATGACAAGTCTCCTGAAGCAAAACATTGTGAGAGTAGGCCCTTGGTTTTTTTTCATGATTCATTGGCAATAGATGAATGCTCAGATTTGAAACATTACCACTGTATTATAACTGACGACAAATGCTCACAGAAGGACAATTTAGAGAACCAAATAAAGCTGAAATCAAGAAGTACTCAAAATATTAATTTGTGTGATGATGATTTACCTAGAGATGTAAAGGATGAAGATGAGTTAGATTCACAAATAGATGAAAGTGATCTCACTGAATGCTCTCTTAAGAATCTGATTAAAGATCCCAAAGTGACTAAAAGTGACACAGAGTCTTCGTACTTTCTTAATGTAGGTTTTGAAATAAATCCTGCTGCTTCATCGCCCCAATGTAAAATGCAAAGTAATCCTGAAGATAATATAATTGGCAATGGCACAAACCAAGATGAATgtgaaaacatgtcagatggaaGGACTGTAAGAACCTGGGATTTTGAGTCTGTTGAGCATTTTAATGAACTAGATGATACTCTGTTACTTGAGACTGATGCTAAAccttatatttgttttgtttgttccaAACGTTTTAAAAGAGCTACAGACCTAAAGGAACATCTAAGAGTTCATACAGGTGAAAGGCCGTTTGTCTGCCAGGTATGCGGTAAAGGATTCACGCAGTCCTCTGCTCTTTCCAGTCACCAGCGTATTCATACTGGGGAGAAACCCTTCCAATGTGATGTGTGCTATAAACGTTTCAACAACTCTTCTAACTTTTCTAAACATAAACGAGTGCACACAGGGGAGCGACCACATAACTGTCCACTCTGTGGCAAGAGCTTTCAAGAAAAGCGCAGAGTGAAACGCCACTTGAAAGCTGTTCATCATCAAGAATAA